In one Palaemon carinicauda isolate YSFRI2023 chromosome 25, ASM3689809v2, whole genome shotgun sequence genomic region, the following are encoded:
- the LOC137619096 gene encoding uncharacterized protein, translated as MSTLSELTAIGEKLGLSGSDLAYFIKEQQEFERAKRAEQRDAEREQMEAEKAILAEKRALMEADKERLELEITLKSSKSDETSMNASVPAKFSDKWGTKLIPKFSESDVGKFFIAFEKVAHQLAWPKELWAVLVQSAFSGKAQVVYAALSAEDSSDYDIVKKMVLNAYQLIPEAYRQKFRSWRKMFNQTFVEWAGQKAVKLDEWLAAEEASTFAQLRELVLLEDFKNNIPKDVRIHIEEFNIDNVNEAAKAADRFVLSHKHYGKKKTHWEAGVEKVEVIKGRESPSSPSRGARQARDIVCYKCDTVTSWPVEEVYLESPLVTGRLKLAVVSALPVSGVDLLIGNDVMQGSGTACASEGRKGASVVNERVMVNVKPVVPVTRAQSREEVKGGEADVNLENCFQTKTQPKTKKGKSKQKKNLSLKSMVNISEDSPTDFSGTFPDRQTLISAQKEDRELKSIYEEAEQLKEQDDLSEASYVLKNDVLYRLIRPVTAATDEEWKVREQIVVPSKFRHFILQEAHESEWGGHLGIRKTLSKVKDNFFWPSVKKDVVRHCKSCHQCQMVGKPNQKITKAPLIPIPAVEEPFTQIVIDIVGPLPKTKTGFQYMLTIMDRTTRFPEVIPVRGIKSGIVIKHLMDFFSRYGLPREIQSDQGSNFTSREFQAKMNELGIKHNLMVYGHNVRGPLDLLREHWEGGSDKMNSLDYILSFKEKLRSIWQWAQNNLSTSQAKMKTHYDRKSQARNFEAGEQVLVLLHMPGQFRAQFVGPAVVKKKLNDVDYLVEIPGRRKKYQLCHINIMKKYFSRANTVKSVSAVVPKECNGQEVESKGYGWNGENSKILCNPDSLFKHLNAQEATDIKDLFKEHPSISKDTPGLVRSLQHDVVLKPNAQPIRQAPYRLSPQKAEAVRKEVSYMLENDLITPSSSPWSSFTFRSPWTILSCSKVNDLTVADNFPLPRIEDCIDKIGNAKYISKLDLLKGYWQVPLTENAREISAFITPEGLFECKVMPFGMRNAASTFQRMMWMITNGLKGCVVYLDDIIIFSDNWKDHVDRIRALFRAIADAGLVVNLSKCEFGKAEVIYLGHHVGQGKVLPKEKNIEAVLAFPTPKTRKNVRQFVGLAGYYRRFVPSFSEIVTPLTNLLREKSKFLWDDTCQRAFDKLKGILSTYPILKSPDFQKGFKLMVDASDLGVGAVLLQDDSEGIEHPVSYFSRKLNEHQKKYSTIEKEALALVLALQHFEIYVTSSVDPIVVYSDHNPLKFVNKFRNKNRRLTNWSLMLQEYNLTIKHVKGKDNVVADALSRNL; from the exons ATGTCAACTTTAAGCGAGTTAACTGCCATTGGTGAGAAACTTGGATTGTCTGGATCTGACTTAGCATATTTCATAAAAGAGCAACAGGAGTTCGAACGCGCTAAACGAGCAGAGCAGAGAGACGCTGAAAGAGAGCAAATGGAAGCAGAAAAAGCAATATTGGCTGAAAAGAGAGCGCTTATGGAAGCTGATAAAGAAAGGCTTGAGTTAGAGATAACTTTAAAGTCTTCAAAGTCCGATGAAACTTCTATGAATGCTTCTGTGCCAGCTAAGTTCAGTGATAAGTGGGGAACTAAGCTAATTCCTAAGTTTAGCGAGTCAGATGTCGGAAAATTTTTCATTGCTTTTGAGAAAGTAGCTCATCAGTTGGCTTGGCCCAAGGAACTCTGGGCTGTATTGGTGCAATCTGCATTCTCTGGTAAGGCACAAGTAGTTTATGCAGCGTTAAGTGCAGAAGATTCCAGTgattatgatattgtgaaaaaaatggttttaaatgcataccagctaatcccagaagcttaccggcagaaattcagatcctggcgtaaaatgtttaatcaaacattTGTAGAATGGGCAGGCCAGAAAGCAGTTAAACTTGACGAGTGGTTGGCTGCAGAGGAGGCAAGTACATTTGCCCAGTTACGAGAACTGGTTTTGTTGgaggattttaaaaataacattcccaAAGATGTCCGCATCCATATTGAAgaatttaacattgataatgtGAATGAGGCAGCAAAGGCAGCAGACAGGTTTGTTTTGTCACACAAGCATTATGGTAAGAAGAAAACTCATTGGGAAGCAGGTGTGGAAAAGGTGGAAGTAATAAAGGGTAGAGAAAGTCCTTCATCGCCTTCGAGGGGTGCGAGGCAGGCCCGGGACATTgtttgttataagtgtg atacagtaacatcttggcctgtggaagaagtttatttggaatctcctTTGGTAACTGGTAGGTTGAAACTGGCTGTAGTTAGTGCATTGCCTGTGAGTGGTGTGGATTTGTTGATAGGCAATGATGTGATGCAAGGTAGTGGCACAGCCTGTGCATCAGAAGGTCGAAAGGGGGCTAGTGTGGTTAATGAACGTGTTATGGTAAATGTTAAACCTGTTGTTCCTGTAACCCGAGCCCAATCTAGAGAGGAAGTCAAAGGAGGAGAAGCTGATGTAAATTTGGAAAACTGCTTCCAAACCAAAACTCAACCTAAGACAAAGAAAGGTAAGTCCAAgcagaaaaaaaatctttcgttaAAGTCTATGGTTAATATATCTGAAGACTCTCCTACAGATTTTAGTGGCACGTTTCCAGATAGGCAAACGCTAATTAGTGCTCAAAAAGAAGATCGCGAATTGAAAAGTATATATGAAGAAGCAGAGCAGCTAAAGGAACAGGATGATTTAAGTGAAGCAAGTTATGTATTAAAGAATGATGTGTTATATAGATTAATTCGTCCAGTGACCGCAGCTACTGATGAAGAGTGGAAGGTAAGGGAACAAATTGTAGTACCTAGTAAGTTTAGGCATTTTATTTTGCAAGAGGCTCATGAAAGTGAATGGGGTGGTCATTTAGGAATACGAAAAACGCTGTCCaaagtgaaagataattttttttggccttctgtaaagaaagacgtAGTCAGACATTGTAAGTCATGTCACCAGTGCCAAATGGTTGGAAAACCCAACCAGAAAATTACAAAAGCGCCTTTAATTCCAATCCCAGCTGTTGAAGAACCATTCACTCAAATTGTTATTGACattgtgggtcctttacccaaaaccAAAACAGGTTTTCAGTACATGTTAACTATAATGGACAGAACCACTAGATTTCCCGAGGTAATACCTGTTAGAGGCATTAAGAGTGGTATCGTTATTAAGCATCTCATGGACTTTTTTTCTCGTTATGGTTTGCCTCGGGAGATACAGTCGGATCAAGGTTCTAATTTCACTAGTAGGGAGTTCCAGGCTAAAATGAATGAACTTGGCATTAAACACAACTTG ATGGTCTATGGACACAATGTGAGAGGACCTCTTGATTTATTAAGGGAACATTGGGAAGGGGGTAGTGATAAAATGAATTCActtgattatattttgtctttcaaaGAGAAATTAAGGAGCATTTGGCAATGGGCCCAAAATAATCTCTCTACTTCGCAGGCTAAAATGAAAACTCATTATGATAGAAAGTCTCAAGCTAGGAATTTTGAAGCAGGAGAACAAGTACTAGTGTTACTTCATATGCCAGGTCAGTTCAGAGCTCAGTTTGTAGGTCCAGCAGTGGTTAAGAAGAAACTGAATGATGTTGATTATTTGGTGGAAATTCCAGGGAGGAGGAAAAAGTATCAGTTGTGTCATATtaacattatgaagaaatatttttccagaGCTAACACTGTTAAATCTGTTTCAGCTGTTGTACCCAAAGAATGTAATGGACAAGAAGTGGAAAGCAAAGGATATGGATGGAATGGCGAAAACTCTAAAATTTTGTGTAACCCAGATAGTTTGTTTAAACATCTGAATGCTCAGGAAGCTACTGATATTAAGGATTTATTCAAAGAACATCCGTCAATATCTAAGGACACTCCTGGTCTTGTGCGTAGTTTGCAACATGATGTTGTACTAAAGCCAAATGCCCAGCCAATTAGACAAGCCCCTTACAGGTTAAGTCCACAGAAAGCTGAAGCTGTGAGAAAGGAAGTCAGTTATATGTTGGAGAATGACTTGATAACACCAAGTAGCAGTCCCTGGagttcctttacattcagatctccctggacaattctatcctgttc GAAAGTAAACGACTTGACAGTTGCTGACAATTTCCCTCTGCCTCGCATAGAGGATTGCATAGATAAGATTGGTAATGCCAAGTATATTAGTAAATTAGACCTTTTAAAAGGTTACTGGCAGGTTCCTCTGACTGAAAATGCACGAGAAATTTCAGCATTTATAACACCTGAAGGTTTATTCGAATGTAAAGTCATGCCCTTTGGCATGCGTAACGCAGCCAGtaccttccagagaatgatgtggatgatcacgaatggattgaagggttgtgtagtttatctggacgatataattattttcagtgacAACTGGAAAGACCATGTCGATAGAATCAGGGCCTTATTTCGTGCAATTGCTGACGCTGGTTTGGTGGTAAACctttctaaatgcgaatttggAAAGGCTGAAGTTATCTACCTAGGACATCACGTCGGACAAGGTAAAGTATTACCCAAGGAAAAGAACATTGAAGCTGTACTAGCTTTTCCCACTCCAAAAACTCGGAAAAATGTAAGGCAATTTGTTGGTCTCGCTGGTTATTATCGCAGGTTTGTCCCcagtttttctgaaatagtaactcctttaactaatcttttaagagAGAAATCTAAATTCTTGTGGGACGATACATGTCAACGAGCCTTTGATAAATTAAAAGGCATTTTAAGCACCTACCCTATTTTGAAATCTCCTGACTTTCAGAAGGGGTTCAAGTTAATGGTGGATGCCAGCGATCTCGGAGTAGGAGCAGTGCTATTGCAAGACGATAGTGAAGGTATTGAACATCCTGTTTCATATTTTTCTAGGAAACTTAatgagcatcaaaagaaatatagcacaatcgaaaaggaagccttagctttagttttagctctacaacattttgaaatttatgtaacaTCTAGTGTTGATCCAATTGTTGTGTATTCAGATCACAACCCTTTAAAATTTGTGAACAAATTTAGGAACAAAAACAGAAGGCTCACTAATTGGAGTCTTATGCTTCAGGAATATAATTTGACTATAAAACATGTGAAAGGGAAGGACAATGTCgtcgctgatgccctctctagaaatctgtga